From Streptomyces durmitorensis, a single genomic window includes:
- a CDS encoding hemolysin family protein, with translation MIAVQLLIGLATLVVNAFFVGAEFALISVRRSQIEPYAEEGDRRAKSVLWGLQHVSALLAAAQLGITLCTLVLGIVAEPAIAHLLEPMFDGVGVPHGLVHPISFVIALTVATYLHMLLGEMIPKNISLAEPVRTALLLGPPLVAIARALRPVIFAINAFANGLLKLLRVEAKDEVSASFSDDELARMVKDSSDAGLIDDRAQERLHDALELGRRPVRDVVLPLESVVYARVGVTPEELERLSAESGFSRFPVVDDGRRIVGYLHVKDALDRMPRDLPFRVPDMRKIAQVRETTPLDDVLTAMRGSRTHVAAVLGSDGRLAGMVTMEDVLRELFGQPV, from the coding sequence ATGATCGCCGTCCAGTTGTTGATCGGTCTGGCGACCCTCGTCGTCAACGCCTTCTTCGTGGGCGCCGAGTTCGCCCTCATCTCCGTACGAAGGAGCCAGATCGAGCCGTACGCCGAGGAGGGCGACCGGCGCGCCAAGAGCGTGCTGTGGGGTCTGCAGCACGTCTCCGCGCTGCTCGCCGCGGCGCAGCTCGGCATCACGCTGTGCACGCTGGTGCTCGGCATCGTCGCCGAGCCCGCGATCGCGCATCTCCTGGAGCCGATGTTCGACGGCGTCGGGGTGCCGCACGGTCTGGTCCACCCGATCTCGTTCGTCATCGCCCTGACGGTGGCGACGTATCTGCACATGCTGCTCGGCGAGATGATCCCCAAGAACATCTCGCTGGCCGAGCCGGTGCGCACGGCGCTGCTGCTCGGCCCGCCGCTCGTCGCGATCGCGCGGGCGCTGCGCCCGGTCATCTTCGCGATCAACGCGTTCGCCAACGGCCTGTTGAAACTGCTCAGGGTCGAGGCGAAGGACGAGGTGAGCGCGTCCTTCTCGGACGACGAGCTGGCCCGGATGGTCAAGGACTCCAGTGACGCGGGCCTGATCGACGACCGCGCCCAGGAGCGGCTGCACGACGCCCTGGAGCTGGGCCGCCGTCCGGTGAGGGATGTGGTGCTCCCGCTGGAGAGCGTGGTCTACGCCCGGGTGGGCGTGACGCCCGAGGAGCTGGAGCGGCTCTCGGCGGAGTCCGGTTTCTCGCGCTTCCCCGTCGTGGACGACGGCCGTCGCATCGTCGGCTATCTGCACGTCAAGGACGCGCTCGACCGGATGCCGCGCGATCTGCCGTTCCGGGTGCCGGACATGCGCAAGATCGCCCAGGTCCGCGAGACCACGCCGCTGGACGACGTGCTGACCGCGATGCGCGGCAGCCGGACGCATGTGGCGGCGGTGCTCGGTTCGGACGGCAGGCTGGCCGGCATGGTCACGATGGAGGACGTACTGCGGGAGCTGTTCGGTCAGCCCGTCTGA
- the abc-f gene encoding ribosomal protection-like ABC-F family protein gives MRAVSQLVLRDVSYGYPRRPVLERVSLSVRPGEKACVIGENGSGKSTLLRLMAGEFAPSDGEVAVVSDGGTGYLAQTLLLPPHSTVQDAVDDALAELRDLERRIREAEAALGAAGPAGLAAYGDLIAAFEARDGYRADARLDAALHGLGVPHLERSRTLGSLSGGEAARLALACVLAPQPELLLLDEPTNHLDDQALGWLEERLRAHRGTVVAVTHDRVFLDRVADVIVEVDGDRRSVARFGGGWHGYLEQRATARRRWEERYREWSEEVARQERLAKGGSDRLATGWRMSDSPRFAGHQRSVEGQLSGLVRNARERLRRLHADPVPRPPDPLHFTAGEGIEGGDHPFVRPVELTGITVGERLTVDHLLLAPGSRTLVTGANGAGKSTLLGVLAGALPPDQGDAQLPSRIGYLPQEIEYITDEDTTRPLLDAFAAGLPGLPEEHAQALLSLGLFREEDLEVPVKGLSVGQRRRLALARLVTRPADLLLLDEPTNHLSPALVEELDEALAGYRGTLVVVSHDRRLRERFRGDRVSVEAGRLVRTDPIERP, from the coding sequence ATGCGCGCCGTGAGTCAACTCGTCCTGCGCGACGTGTCGTACGGATATCCGCGGCGCCCCGTGCTCGAACGGGTCTCCCTGTCGGTGCGGCCCGGCGAGAAGGCGTGTGTCATCGGTGAGAACGGCTCGGGGAAGTCGACCCTCCTGCGCCTGATGGCGGGCGAGTTCGCGCCCTCCGACGGCGAGGTGGCCGTCGTCTCGGACGGCGGCACCGGATACCTCGCGCAGACCCTGCTCCTTCCGCCGCACTCCACCGTGCAGGACGCGGTGGACGACGCGCTCGCCGAACTGCGGGACCTGGAGCGGCGGATCAGGGAGGCGGAGGCCGCGCTCGGCGCGGCGGGCCCGGCCGGACTTGCCGCGTACGGAGACCTCATCGCCGCCTTCGAGGCACGTGACGGCTACCGCGCCGACGCGCGCCTCGACGCGGCGCTGCACGGTCTCGGCGTCCCTCATCTGGAGCGCTCCCGCACGCTGGGTTCGCTCTCCGGCGGCGAGGCCGCACGCCTGGCACTCGCCTGCGTCCTGGCCCCGCAACCGGAACTGCTCCTGCTGGATGAGCCGACGAACCACCTGGACGACCAGGCGCTCGGCTGGCTGGAGGAGCGGCTGCGCGCCCACCGGGGCACGGTCGTCGCCGTCACCCACGACCGGGTCTTCCTCGACCGGGTCGCCGACGTGATCGTCGAGGTCGACGGCGACCGCAGATCCGTGGCCCGTTTCGGCGGCGGCTGGCACGGCTATCTGGAGCAGCGCGCCACGGCCCGCCGTCGCTGGGAGGAGCGCTACCGGGAGTGGAGCGAGGAGGTCGCGCGCCAGGAGCGGCTCGCGAAGGGGGGATCCGACCGCCTCGCGACGGGCTGGCGGATGAGCGACAGCCCTCGCTTCGCGGGCCACCAGCGGTCGGTGGAGGGCCAGCTCTCCGGTCTCGTGCGCAACGCGCGCGAGCGGCTGCGCAGGCTGCACGCGGATCCGGTGCCGCGCCCGCCCGACCCGCTGCACTTCACGGCCGGTGAGGGCATCGAGGGCGGTGACCACCCCTTCGTACGCCCGGTCGAACTGACCGGCATCACGGTGGGCGAACGCCTGACCGTCGACCACCTGCTGCTCGCCCCGGGTTCGCGCACGCTGGTGACGGGGGCGAACGGCGCGGGCAAGTCGACGCTGCTCGGTGTGCTGGCCGGAGCACTGCCCCCGGACCAGGGGGATGCCCAACTCCCTTCCCGCATCGGCTATTTGCCGCAGGAGATCGAGTACATCACCGACGAGGACACGACGAGGCCGCTCCTCGACGCCTTCGCGGCGGGCCTCCCTGGCCTGCCCGAGGAGCACGCGCAGGCACTCCTGTCCCTCGGCCTCTTCCGCGAGGAGGATTTGGAGGTGCCGGTGAAGGGGCTCTCCGTGGGACAGCGCCGACGCCTGGCGCTGGCCCGCCTGGTGACGCGCCCGGCCGACCTCCTCCTGCTCGACGAACCGACGAACCACCTCTCCCCCGCCCTGGTGGAGGAGCTCGACGAGGCGCTCGCGGGATACCGGGGCACGCTGGTGGTGGTGTCGCACGACCGGAGGCTGCGGGAGCGGTTCCGGGGCGACCGGGTCTCGGTGGAGGCGGGCCGGTTGGTCCGGACTGATCCGATCGAGCGGCCCTAG
- a CDS encoding GlxA family transcriptional regulator — protein sequence MSQGSSQAAGGRAPHRVVVIVDANSNPFELGCATEVFGLRRPELGRELYEFALCSPEPRTLMRDGLFTLTGVAGLDAADSADTLIVPNRPDIEVPRRPAVLDAVRRAHARGARLVGFCSGAFTLAEAGVLDGRRATAHWQWADDFRARFPGVRLEPDVLFVDDGDILTAAGSAAALDLGLHLVRRDHGAEVANAVSRRLVFAAHRDGGQRQFVERPVPDVPDESLAPVLAWAQERLDSPLSVPDLAARAALSPATLHRRFQAQLGTTPLAWLTGERLALACRLIERGVAPLTTVARHSGLGTTANLRALMRRETGLTPSAYRRRFGPAPG from the coding sequence ATGTCGCAAGGATCCTCTCAAGCTGCCGGAGGGCGGGCTCCGCACCGCGTCGTCGTCATCGTCGACGCGAACTCCAATCCCTTCGAGCTCGGCTGCGCCACCGAGGTGTTCGGGCTTCGCAGGCCCGAACTCGGGCGTGAGCTGTACGAGTTCGCGCTGTGCTCGCCCGAGCCGCGCACGCTGATGCGGGACGGGCTCTTCACGCTCACCGGCGTCGCGGGCCTTGACGCGGCCGACTCCGCGGACACGCTGATCGTGCCCAACCGGCCCGACATCGAGGTCCCCCGCCGCCCGGCCGTCCTGGACGCCGTCCGCCGGGCGCACGCCCGAGGGGCCCGGCTCGTCGGGTTCTGCAGCGGGGCGTTCACGCTCGCCGAGGCCGGGGTCCTCGACGGGCGCCGGGCCACCGCGCACTGGCAGTGGGCGGACGACTTCCGGGCCCGCTTCCCCGGCGTACGGCTCGAACCGGACGTGCTCTTCGTCGACGACGGCGACATCCTCACCGCCGCGGGCAGCGCCGCCGCACTCGACCTCGGGCTGCATCTGGTCCGCCGCGACCACGGCGCCGAGGTCGCCAACGCGGTGAGCCGCCGTCTCGTCTTCGCCGCCCATCGGGACGGCGGCCAGCGGCAGTTCGTGGAGCGGCCCGTGCCCGATGTGCCCGACGAGTCCCTGGCGCCGGTCCTCGCCTGGGCGCAGGAACGGCTCGACTCGCCCCTGTCCGTGCCGGACCTCGCGGCGCGGGCCGCGCTCAGCCCCGCGACCCTGCACCGCCGCTTCCAGGCGCAGCTGGGCACCACTCCCCTGGCCTGGCTCACCGGCGAACGCCTGGCGCTGGCCTGCCGGTTGATCGAGCGGGGCGTGGCACCCCTCACCACGGTCGCCCGGCACAGCGGGCTCGGCACCACCGCCAATCTGCGCGCCCTGATGCGGCGCGAGACAGGGCTGACTCCCTCGGCGTACCGGCGCCGGTTCGGGCCCGCGCCGGGCTGA
- a CDS encoding hemolysin family protein, translating to MTEVLLLLVAVLLSLACGVFVAAEFSLTTVERSELERASERGERGAAGALKAVKNLTFQLSGAQLGITVTNLVVGMLSESSIAKLIAGPLRSMGIPSSAASSVALVIGTALSTVFLMVVGELVPKNWAISSPLAVAKRVATPQRLFSALFRPFIAHLNNTANRSVRRFGIQPTEELASARSPKELVALARHSAKQGSLEADTAELFVRTLNLADLSAENVMTPRVQVMALDVMATCEDVANATRATGLSRFPVYRGNLDSVVGVAHIKDVLAVPAERRARFPVAELMREPLLVPESLTVDRLLDRLSGKRTMAVVIDEYGGTAGVATLEDIVEEVVGEVRDEHDPHETPDIATDGTDDDGRTRYSADGSARTDQLARVGLRAPDGPYETLAGLVATELGRIPAEGDSVQVGGWRLDVVDARGRRAARVLLHAPLHDDHHQEEER from the coding sequence ATGACCGAAGTGCTCCTGCTCCTCGTGGCGGTGCTGCTCTCGCTGGCCTGCGGCGTCTTCGTCGCGGCCGAGTTCTCCCTCACGACGGTCGAGCGCAGCGAGCTGGAGCGAGCCTCCGAACGGGGCGAGCGCGGCGCCGCCGGCGCCCTCAAGGCGGTCAAGAACCTCACCTTCCAGCTCTCCGGGGCCCAGCTGGGCATCACCGTCACCAACCTGGTCGTCGGCATGCTCTCCGAGTCCTCCATCGCCAAGCTGATCGCGGGCCCGCTGCGCTCCATGGGCATCCCCTCGTCCGCGGCCTCTTCGGTGGCCCTGGTCATCGGCACGGCCCTTTCGACGGTCTTCCTGATGGTCGTCGGCGAGCTCGTCCCCAAGAACTGGGCGATCTCCTCGCCACTGGCCGTCGCCAAACGGGTGGCGACACCGCAGCGCCTGTTCAGCGCCCTGTTCCGCCCCTTCATCGCGCATCTGAACAACACCGCGAACCGCTCCGTACGCCGCTTCGGCATCCAGCCCACCGAGGAGCTGGCCTCCGCACGCAGCCCCAAGGAGCTGGTGGCGCTCGCCCGGCACTCCGCCAAGCAGGGCTCCCTGGAGGCGGACACCGCCGAGCTGTTCGTCCGCACCCTGAACCTCGCCGACCTCTCCGCGGAGAACGTCATGACGCCGCGCGTCCAGGTCATGGCGCTCGACGTGATGGCCACCTGCGAGGACGTCGCGAACGCCACCCGTGCGACGGGCCTGTCCCGCTTCCCCGTCTACCGCGGCAACCTCGACTCGGTCGTCGGCGTCGCGCACATCAAGGACGTCCTCGCGGTACCGGCCGAGCGCAGGGCCCGCTTCCCCGTCGCCGAGCTGATGCGCGAGCCTCTCCTCGTACCGGAGTCGCTGACCGTCGACCGTCTGCTCGACCGGCTCTCCGGCAAGCGCACGATGGCCGTGGTCATCGACGAGTACGGCGGCACGGCCGGCGTCGCGACCCTGGAGGACATCGTCGAGGAGGTCGTCGGCGAGGTGCGGGACGAGCACGACCCGCACGAGACGCCCGACATCGCCACCGACGGCACGGACGACGACGGCCGCACTCGGTACTCCGCCGACGGCTCGGCCCGCACCGACCAGCTGGCCCGCGTGGGCCTGCGCGCCCCGGACGGGCCGTACGAGACGCTCGCCGGGCTCGTCGCGACCGAGCTCGGCCGCATCCCCGCCGAGGGCGACAGCGTCCAGGTGGGCGGCTGGCGGCTCGACGTCGTGGACGCCCGCGGCCGCCGCGCGGCCCGCGTCCTGCTGCACGCACCCCTGCACGACGACCACCACCAGGAGGAGGAGCGATGA
- a CDS encoding holin, whose translation MWTAGFWKATAERALRTFAQSLAAVLVAGATTLLDVGWKAALATAGMATLLAVLTAVGAANVGARGPGITETPTARPDAT comes from the coding sequence ATGTGGACCGCTGGATTCTGGAAGGCCACCGCGGAGCGCGCGCTCCGCACCTTCGCGCAGTCGCTCGCCGCCGTCCTGGTCGCCGGGGCGACGACCCTCCTGGACGTCGGCTGGAAGGCGGCGCTCGCCACCGCGGGGATGGCGACGCTGCTCGCCGTCCTCACGGCGGTCGGCGCCGCGAACGTCGGGGCGCGCGGGCCCGGCATCACGGAGACGCCCACGGCCCGCCCCGACGCGACCTAG
- a CDS encoding TIGR03621 family F420-dependent LLM class oxidoreductase has product MTRPFRFGVNMVALSTGDAWREKCRKAEALGYDVILVADHLGMPSPFPSLVAAAEATERPRVGTFVLNTGFWNPTLLAREVATADQLTGGRLEVGLGTGYVGPEHDVAGLPWGTPGERVDHLRRTVEELDRLLGSDEHQPRPLQQPRPPLLVGGNGDRLLKLAAEHADIAAFTGAKAAPGDSSGKMSHLTPEELDERVATYRRLAAGRSAPAELNLLTQLVEVTGDRRRAIKPLLDYIPHLTEDAALDLPLLLVGTVRQIADQLRAQRERYGFSYITVLEPYFEAFGPVIEELADE; this is encoded by the coding sequence ATGACTCGCCCGTTCCGCTTCGGGGTCAACATGGTCGCCCTTTCCACCGGCGACGCGTGGCGCGAGAAGTGCCGCAAGGCGGAGGCACTCGGCTACGACGTCATCCTGGTCGCCGACCATCTCGGCATGCCCTCACCGTTCCCCTCGCTCGTCGCCGCGGCCGAGGCCACCGAGCGGCCCCGCGTCGGCACGTTCGTCCTGAACACCGGGTTCTGGAACCCCACGCTGCTCGCCCGCGAGGTGGCGACCGCGGACCAGCTCACGGGCGGCCGCCTGGAGGTGGGGCTCGGCACGGGATACGTCGGACCGGAGCACGACGTAGCAGGCCTGCCCTGGGGCACGCCCGGTGAACGCGTGGACCATCTCCGGCGCACCGTCGAGGAGTTGGACAGGCTCCTCGGCTCCGACGAGCACCAGCCGCGGCCTCTGCAGCAGCCCAGGCCGCCGCTCCTTGTCGGCGGCAACGGCGACCGCCTGCTGAAGCTGGCGGCCGAGCACGCCGACATCGCGGCGTTCACCGGCGCCAAGGCGGCGCCGGGCGACAGCAGCGGGAAGATGAGCCACCTCACGCCCGAGGAGCTGGACGAGCGGGTCGCCACCTACCGGCGCCTGGCCGCGGGCCGCTCCGCACCGGCGGAGCTGAACCTGCTGACCCAGCTGGTGGAGGTGACCGGCGACCGCCGGAGAGCGATCAAGCCCCTCCTCGACTACATCCCGCATCTCACCGAGGACGCGGCGCTCGACCTGCCGCTCCTGCTGGTCGGCACCGTCCGGCAGATCGCCGACCAGCTGCGCGCCCAGCGGGAGCGGTACGGCTTCTCGTACATCACGGTCCTCGAACCGTACTTCGAGGCGTTCGGTCCGGTCATCGAGGAGCTGGCCGACGAGTGA
- a CDS encoding PQQ-binding-like beta-propeller repeat protein, with protein sequence MTQPAPPPEQSPQYPQGPPAQGGFGPPPQGAFGPPPQGQSPQGQPSQGQPPGFGPPVAPPPGGFGPPQPYQPTPLPAPPPGGGGGRRPGRRTAIVVSVVAATALIVGGGVWYATSSGGGSKDKTAAKPGGDGAAPTYEKPKEKVPADPKAFFTTKALQPKLPKGENTWKAEGSWLTDKVYAKASVEAIVGVDATSGKGLWRLPKPGESCAGSPDLGKGNIAVVVTGSKVHDDRGFKDACTEVTAFDVDTGEKLWTKSITVGYQKDKTVFNQVTISGDTAAVGGLYGGAAFDLRSGKVLWEPKQGEKCHDVGYAGGKRLVAVNSCGEFGSERYRVEILDPRTGASKGGHKLPDGVTSPSVISVQPVVVAVDSGKISGSGATDVFAFDEGSDRRTRIALPDDKYLHECGTASIVQDCRGITVGNGKLYAPTEQRDGAKEYSSTNDIVAFSLATGKTTGERVSAGDHSPIFPIRMDGGNVLVYKSSPVTQVVSLDGRTLKQEKVLLDATTRPSTLSPLRSELVFNHNKLFVSSDLLAQYSGSKETVMMYGFAAK encoded by the coding sequence ATGACGCAGCCCGCCCCGCCACCTGAGCAGTCCCCGCAGTACCCGCAGGGCCCGCCCGCGCAGGGTGGCTTCGGCCCGCCCCCGCAGGGCGCCTTCGGCCCGCCGCCGCAGGGGCAGTCGCCGCAGGGACAGCCTTCGCAGGGGCAGCCCCCCGGCTTCGGCCCGCCCGTGGCCCCGCCGCCCGGTGGCTTCGGTCCGCCTCAGCCCTATCAGCCGACTCCGCTGCCCGCCCCGCCACCGGGCGGCGGCGGAGGCAGACGGCCGGGGCGCCGCACCGCGATCGTCGTCTCCGTCGTCGCCGCGACAGCCCTGATCGTCGGCGGCGGAGTCTGGTACGCCACTTCGTCCGGCGGCGGCTCGAAGGACAAGACCGCGGCCAAGCCGGGCGGCGACGGCGCGGCGCCCACGTACGAGAAGCCCAAGGAGAAGGTGCCGGCGGATCCCAAGGCCTTCTTCACGACCAAGGCCCTGCAGCCCAAGTTGCCCAAGGGGGAGAACACTTGGAAGGCGGAGGGGTCCTGGCTCACCGACAAGGTGTACGCGAAGGCCTCGGTCGAAGCGATCGTCGGCGTCGACGCCACGTCGGGGAAGGGGCTCTGGCGCCTGCCGAAGCCGGGGGAGTCGTGCGCGGGCTCCCCGGACCTGGGCAAGGGCAACATCGCCGTCGTCGTCACCGGGTCCAAGGTGCACGACGACAGGGGCTTCAAGGACGCGTGCACCGAGGTCACCGCCTTCGACGTGGACACCGGCGAGAAGCTCTGGACGAAGTCGATCACCGTCGGCTACCAGAAGGACAAGACCGTGTTCAATCAGGTCACCATCAGCGGTGACACGGCGGCGGTCGGCGGTCTGTACGGCGGCGCGGCGTTCGACCTGCGCAGCGGGAAGGTCCTGTGGGAGCCGAAGCAGGGGGAGAAGTGCCACGACGTCGGCTACGCCGGCGGCAAGCGGCTGGTGGCGGTCAATTCCTGCGGTGAGTTCGGCTCGGAGCGCTACCGCGTCGAGATCCTGGACCCGCGGACGGGCGCGTCGAAGGGCGGCCACAAGCTCCCCGACGGCGTCACCTCTCCCAGCGTGATCTCCGTCCAGCCGGTGGTCGTCGCCGTGGACTCCGGAAAGATCAGCGGATCGGGTGCGACGGACGTCTTCGCCTTCGACGAGGGCAGCGACCGGCGTACGCGGATCGCGCTGCCCGACGACAAGTACCTGCACGAGTGCGGCACCGCCTCCATCGTCCAGGACTGCCGGGGCATCACGGTGGGCAACGGCAAGCTGTACGCCCCCACCGAGCAGCGGGACGGGGCCAAGGAGTACTCCTCGACGAACGACATCGTGGCCTTCTCCCTGGCCACCGGGAAGACCACGGGGGAGCGGGTCTCGGCGGGCGACCACTCGCCGATCTTCCCGATCCGGATGGACGGCGGGAACGTCCTCGTCTACAAGAGCAGCCCGGTCACCCAGGTGGTCTCCCTCGACGGCAGGACCCTGAAGCAGGAGAAGGTGCTGCTCGACGCCACGACCCGGCCCAGCACGCTGTCTCCCCTGCGGTCCGAACTCGTCTTCAACCACAACAAGCTGTTCGTCAGCTCCGACCTGCTCGCCCAGTACTCCGGGAGCAAGGAGACGGTCATGATGTACGGCTTCGCCGCCAAGTAG
- a CDS encoding PQQ-binding-like beta-propeller repeat protein — MVNRESEPVHQPVPGNPYVLPVPPTGRTRRTGVAIGAGAVALVLIGVGFYAVTHKDGGGSGNGSREPVAGSTRESPDGGRESAEPDRDAGAEGDAKDDGSAAVIDVNAGRKPGEAKAWVAMNDIELPGKGAQLQDLWHVPGIVAQAEYDEVSGYRTSDGTKAWTVSVPGTVCDTPVNPTPDGKVVVAYTKRKSERDTACDQLRMIDLKTGEKGWHKELVDHGFWDDTSMTHVSITGGTVLVDQSATMRAYRIGDGKRLFTTEREREGGCSLDGVAGGSRLLQVESCAPGSPSTHGRLKRLDPRTGDVKWTYRTKKGWSIQKVHSVDPAVVVVQNREEMDKWAVVAVDDKGKQRSWIGVDKGPHKFAMCAGAGDSGEGVQNCPGAAVAADTLYMATEPKDGLLGPNKIVAFDLGTGKPKWTGAVEGGRQITPVPVAGGARPGVIGYARAQDGKNGQTVRFGPRGGKPDVLLRHTSSAQGMEAGMYAGNTLYADGRFFVTPTRLSGKSHGGKGEEGNARMLAFAR; from the coding sequence ATGGTCAATCGTGAGTCCGAGCCGGTGCATCAGCCGGTCCCCGGCAACCCCTACGTCCTGCCGGTGCCGCCCACCGGCAGGACGCGCAGAACCGGCGTCGCCATCGGCGCCGGCGCCGTCGCCCTGGTCCTGATCGGTGTGGGCTTCTACGCCGTCACGCACAAGGATGGCGGCGGGAGCGGGAACGGTTCCCGTGAGCCCGTCGCGGGATCGACACGGGAGTCGCCGGACGGCGGGCGTGAGTCGGCAGAACCGGACCGGGACGCCGGCGCTGAGGGTGACGCGAAGGACGACGGATCGGCCGCCGTGATCGACGTCAACGCGGGGCGCAAGCCCGGTGAGGCCAAGGCCTGGGTCGCCATGAACGACATCGAGCTGCCGGGCAAGGGCGCGCAGCTCCAGGACCTCTGGCACGTGCCCGGCATCGTGGCCCAGGCCGAGTACGACGAGGTCAGCGGCTACCGGACCTCGGACGGCACCAAGGCATGGACGGTTTCGGTGCCCGGCACGGTGTGCGACACCCCGGTGAACCCCACACCGGACGGCAAGGTCGTGGTCGCGTACACGAAGCGGAAGTCCGAGCGGGACACGGCCTGCGACCAGCTGCGGATGATCGATCTGAAGACCGGTGAGAAGGGCTGGCACAAGGAGCTCGTCGACCACGGCTTCTGGGACGACACCAGCATGACCCACGTCTCCATCACCGGCGGCACCGTGCTGGTCGACCAGAGCGCCACCATGCGCGCCTACCGGATCGGGGACGGCAAGCGGCTGTTCACGACCGAGCGGGAGCGCGAGGGCGGTTGCTCCCTCGACGGCGTCGCGGGCGGCTCGCGGCTGCTCCAGGTGGAGTCCTGCGCGCCGGGCAGCCCCAGCACCCACGGCCGGCTCAAGAGGCTCGACCCCCGCACCGGCGACGTCAAGTGGACCTACCGGACGAAGAAGGGCTGGAGCATCCAGAAGGTCCACTCCGTCGACCCCGCCGTGGTCGTCGTCCAGAACCGCGAGGAGATGGACAAGTGGGCCGTCGTCGCCGTCGACGACAAGGGGAAGCAGCGCTCCTGGATCGGCGTCGACAAGGGGCCGCACAAGTTCGCGATGTGCGCCGGGGCGGGAGACTCCGGCGAGGGCGTGCAGAACTGTCCGGGGGCCGCCGTCGCCGCGGACACGCTCTATATGGCGACCGAGCCCAAGGACGGCCTCCTCGGCCCGAACAAGATCGTCGCGTTCGACCTCGGCACGGGAAAGCCCAAGTGGACCGGTGCGGTCGAGGGCGGGCGGCAGATCACGCCGGTGCCGGTGGCCGGAGGGGCGCGGCCCGGGGTGATCGGCTACGCACGGGCGCAGGACGGCAAGAACGGGCAGACCGTCCGGTTCGGCCCCCGTGGCGGCAAGCCGGACGTGCTGCTGCGGCACACCTCGTCGGCCCAGGGCATGGAAGCCGGGATGTACGCCGGCAACACACTGTACGCCGACGGCCGGTTCTTCGTGACGCCCACGCGTCTGTCCGGCAAGAGCCACGGCGGCAAGGGCGAGGAGGGCAACGCCCGCATGCTCGCCTTCGCCCGGTGA
- a CDS encoding GNAT family N-acetyltransferase, with amino-acid sequence MSDLHIRCAAPADIDTVLRFWREAAEGTSISDDRDGVARLVARDPDALLLAERDGRIAGTAIAGFDGWRCHLYRLAVHPDHRRQGIGSALLAAAEERFLGLGGRRGDAMVLDRNEPAHHAWHAAGYAPQPQWSRWVKHLTD; translated from the coding sequence ATGAGTGATCTCCACATCCGCTGCGCGGCCCCTGCGGACATCGACACCGTGCTGCGGTTCTGGCGCGAAGCCGCGGAGGGGACGAGCATCAGCGACGACCGCGACGGAGTGGCCCGCCTCGTCGCACGGGACCCCGATGCCCTGCTGCTCGCGGAGCGCGACGGCCGCATCGCCGGGACCGCGATCGCCGGATTCGACGGCTGGCGCTGCCACCTCTACCGCCTCGCCGTGCACCCGGACCACCGGCGCCAGGGCATCGGCTCGGCGCTGCTCGCCGCGGCCGAGGAGCGCTTCCTGGGCCTCGGCGGGCGCAGGGGCGACGCCATGGTCCTCGACCGCAACGAGCCGGCCCACCACGCGTGGCACGCCGCCGGCTACGCCCCCCAGCCGCAGTGGAGCCGCTGGGTCAAGCACCTCACCGACTGA
- a CDS encoding cupin domain-containing protein, whose product MSNEPIALSKALASFDALWSPRIVTRVNDYDVRVAKVEGDHLWHVHDDTDEFFLVLDGELHIALREPTGERTVTLPKGAVFTVPRGTEHKPSSPTGARILLFEPTGTPTVGDRHDEVPAHVDATTGHGLDL is encoded by the coding sequence ATGAGCAACGAACCCATCGCCCTCAGCAAGGCACTGGCCTCCTTCGACGCCCTGTGGAGCCCGCGCATCGTGACCCGCGTCAACGACTACGACGTACGCGTGGCCAAGGTCGAGGGCGACCACCTGTGGCACGTCCACGACGACACGGACGAGTTCTTCCTGGTCCTGGACGGCGAACTGCACATCGCCCTGCGCGAACCGACCGGCGAACGCACGGTCACCCTCCCCAAGGGTGCGGTCTTCACGGTCCCGCGCGGCACGGAACACAAGCCGTCCTCCCCGACCGGCGCCAGGATCCTCCTCTTCGAGCCGACCGGCACTCCGACCGTCGGCGACCGCCACGACGAGGTCCCGGCCCACGTCGACGCGACGACGGGGCACGGGCTCGATCTCTGA